A part of Capsicum annuum cultivar UCD-10X-F1 chromosome 6, UCD10Xv1.1, whole genome shotgun sequence genomic DNA contains:
- the LOC107872933 gene encoding uncharacterized protein LOC107872933 isoform X1 encodes MSKQVLDSVGSLSIPSEPPHIGNWFSSYAYESPVLRGIDDFQECDDSGGVGKRKRDDLGEEVDGRRNSLHCGENVASEGDIELPIKDWRASDNLSFSSVLSEPLDTKDCFSSFVPETPLLDDSDDFRVPESIDIGFNEDTSSKGCKTGINSKEEDNSAENRTNGKSHSLFFGVDVASKGLVRCTNSVADNKWDVDSSSDDISLASEPPDIRNWFSSYVYESPKVDTIEDFTIPDHEKDLDDKVYMNEYSGSGELQDLRNSLVTAFIHDDEYQHQSVSKDQEAADGAKSTGVSNEMSLERINQHTPNYKTMQNCKYDSPRYDIVIKDKTKGEHLETISPPKNNCKVSCIINHSSYEGEKLYRHPIHRKDSAENSLKSEDSVEPADDVQPKNSSETSVLSQKLSKRQAEEITDKENHKNDSRENGFRSTRKGRNNQVHKESPLPRPAAVQSPLSGVTVASNCHRHGLTRKALAETTNMNPSALETTGKWRCPQRTKPYVGPPLKQLRLERWVRRA; translated from the exons ATGTCGAAGCAG GTGTTGGATTCTGTAGGCTCACTGTCGATTCCTTCTG AGCCTCCTCATATTGGAAATTGGTTCTCAAGCTATGCATATGAATCACCGGTTTTGAGAGggattgatgattttcaagaatgTGATGATTCCGGAGGTGTcggaaaaagaaaaagggatgATTTGGGTGAAGAGGTTGATGGCCGAAGGAATTCGTTGCATTGTGGTGAGAATGTAGCTTCAGAAGGAGATATCGAACTTCCAATTAAG GATTGGAGAGCTTCAGATAATCTCTCATTTTCTTCTG TGCTATCAGAGCCTTTAGATACCAAGGATTGTTTCTCAAGTTTTGTACCTGAAACTCCCCTTTTGGATGATAGTGATGATTTTAGAGTACCTGAATCAATTGACATCGGTTTCAACGAGGATACTAGCTCTAAAGGATGCAAAACAGGCATCAACAGCAAGGAGGAAGATAATTCTGCTGAAAATCGAACAAATGGGAAAAGCCATAGTTTGTTTTTTGGTGTCGATGTGGCTTCAAAGGGCCTTGTTCGGTGTACAAACTCTGTTGCAGACAACAAATGG GATGTGGACTCTTCTTCAGATGACATTTCACTTGCTTCAG AGCCTCCAGACATCCGGAACTGGTTCTCTAGCTATGTTTACGAATCTCCAAAAGTGGATACTATTGAAGACTTCACAATTCCAGACCATGAGAAAGATTTAGATGACAAAGTGTATATGAATGAGTATAGTGGCAGTGGGGAACTTCAAGATTTGAGGAATTCATTAGTAACTGCTTTTATCCATGATGACGAGTATCAGCATCAATCTGTCTCGAAG GATCAGGAGGCGGCTGATGGCGCAAAGAGCACAGGAGTATCCAATGAAATGTCTCTTGAAAGGATTAATCAACATACTCCAAATTACAAGACGATGCAGAATTGCAAATATGATTCACCAAGATATGACATAGTAATCAAAGACAAAACCAAGGGAGAGCATTTGGAGACCATATCCCCACCAAAAAATAACTGCAAAGTGTCTTGTATCATTAATCATTCAAGCTACGAAGGTGAAAAATTGTATAGACATCCAATTCACAGGAAGGATTCTGCAGAGAACAGCTTGAAATCTGAAGATAGTGTTGAGCCTGCTGATGATGTGCAACCTAAAAATAGTTCAGAGACGAGTGTGTTAAGTCAGAAGTTATCCAAAAGGCAAGCTGAGGAAATCACGGacaaagaaaatcataaaaatgacTCGCGAGAGAATGGTTTTAGATCAACCAGAAAGGGCAGAAATAACCAAGTGCACAAGGAAAGTCCTTTGCCAAGGCCTGCTGCAGTTCAGTCTCCTTTAAGTGGAGTCACTGTTGCATCAAACTGCCACAGGCATGGTTTGACTAGAAAGGCACTTGCAGAAACAACCAATATGAATCCTAGTGCTTTGGAGACAACAGGAAAATGGCGGTGCCCCCAGAGGACTAAGCCATATGTTGGTCCTCCTTTAAAGCAGCTTCGGCTGGAGCGATGGGTTCGTCGAGCTTAA
- the LOC107872933 gene encoding uncharacterized protein LOC107872933 isoform X2, protein MSKQVLDSVGSLSIPSEPPHIGNWFSSYAYESPVLRGIDDFQECDDSGGVGKRKRDDLGEEVDGRRNSLHCGENVASEGDIELPIKDWRASDNLSFSSVLSEPLDTKDCFSSFVPETPLLDDSDDFRVPESIDIGFNEDTSSKGCKTGINSKEEDNSAENRTNGKSHSLFFGVDVASKGLVRCTNSVADNKWDVDSSSDDISLASEPPDIRNWFSSYVYESPKVDTIEDFTIPDHEKDLDDKVYMNEYSGSGELQDLRNSLVTAFIHDDEYQHQSVSKEAADGAKSTGVSNEMSLERINQHTPNYKTMQNCKYDSPRYDIVIKDKTKGEHLETISPPKNNCKVSCIINHSSYEGEKLYRHPIHRKDSAENSLKSEDSVEPADDVQPKNSSETSVLSQKLSKRQAEEITDKENHKNDSRENGFRSTRKGRNNQVHKESPLPRPAAVQSPLSGVTVASNCHRHGLTRKALAETTNMNPSALETTGKWRCPQRTKPYVGPPLKQLRLERWVRRA, encoded by the exons ATGTCGAAGCAG GTGTTGGATTCTGTAGGCTCACTGTCGATTCCTTCTG AGCCTCCTCATATTGGAAATTGGTTCTCAAGCTATGCATATGAATCACCGGTTTTGAGAGggattgatgattttcaagaatgTGATGATTCCGGAGGTGTcggaaaaagaaaaagggatgATTTGGGTGAAGAGGTTGATGGCCGAAGGAATTCGTTGCATTGTGGTGAGAATGTAGCTTCAGAAGGAGATATCGAACTTCCAATTAAG GATTGGAGAGCTTCAGATAATCTCTCATTTTCTTCTG TGCTATCAGAGCCTTTAGATACCAAGGATTGTTTCTCAAGTTTTGTACCTGAAACTCCCCTTTTGGATGATAGTGATGATTTTAGAGTACCTGAATCAATTGACATCGGTTTCAACGAGGATACTAGCTCTAAAGGATGCAAAACAGGCATCAACAGCAAGGAGGAAGATAATTCTGCTGAAAATCGAACAAATGGGAAAAGCCATAGTTTGTTTTTTGGTGTCGATGTGGCTTCAAAGGGCCTTGTTCGGTGTACAAACTCTGTTGCAGACAACAAATGG GATGTGGACTCTTCTTCAGATGACATTTCACTTGCTTCAG AGCCTCCAGACATCCGGAACTGGTTCTCTAGCTATGTTTACGAATCTCCAAAAGTGGATACTATTGAAGACTTCACAATTCCAGACCATGAGAAAGATTTAGATGACAAAGTGTATATGAATGAGTATAGTGGCAGTGGGGAACTTCAAGATTTGAGGAATTCATTAGTAACTGCTTTTATCCATGATGACGAGTATCAGCATCAATCTGTCTCGAAG GAGGCGGCTGATGGCGCAAAGAGCACAGGAGTATCCAATGAAATGTCTCTTGAAAGGATTAATCAACATACTCCAAATTACAAGACGATGCAGAATTGCAAATATGATTCACCAAGATATGACATAGTAATCAAAGACAAAACCAAGGGAGAGCATTTGGAGACCATATCCCCACCAAAAAATAACTGCAAAGTGTCTTGTATCATTAATCATTCAAGCTACGAAGGTGAAAAATTGTATAGACATCCAATTCACAGGAAGGATTCTGCAGAGAACAGCTTGAAATCTGAAGATAGTGTTGAGCCTGCTGATGATGTGCAACCTAAAAATAGTTCAGAGACGAGTGTGTTAAGTCAGAAGTTATCCAAAAGGCAAGCTGAGGAAATCACGGacaaagaaaatcataaaaatgacTCGCGAGAGAATGGTTTTAGATCAACCAGAAAGGGCAGAAATAACCAAGTGCACAAGGAAAGTCCTTTGCCAAGGCCTGCTGCAGTTCAGTCTCCTTTAAGTGGAGTCACTGTTGCATCAAACTGCCACAGGCATGGTTTGACTAGAAAGGCACTTGCAGAAACAACCAATATGAATCCTAGTGCTTTGGAGACAACAGGAAAATGGCGGTGCCCCCAGAGGACTAAGCCATATGTTGGTCCTCCTTTAAAGCAGCTTCGGCTGGAGCGATGGGTTCGTCGAGCTTAA